In Nicotiana tabacum cultivar K326 chromosome 2, ASM71507v2, whole genome shotgun sequence, the following proteins share a genomic window:
- the LOC107781816 gene encoding tropinone reductase 1, translating into MTDDGRWSFQGTTAIVTGGTRGIGHAIVEELASFGANVYTCSRNQMELDECLRQWKTKGFKVEGSVCDLLSRSQREKFMDTVSNYFDGKINILINNAGVAIAKLTTEFTHEDYNTMMGINFEASYHLSQLAHPFLQASGNGSIVFISSVAGLVSLPLCSIYSASKGAMNQLTRSLACEWAKDNIRVNAVAPWIIRTSLIDVASQNPVHKENINKLTIRTPIGGRVGEPKEVSAMVAFLCFPCASYITGQIMCVDGGITINASY; encoded by the exons ATGACAGATGATGGTAGATGGAGTTTTCAAGGCACTACTGCTATTGTCACTGGAGGCACTCGAGGGATAGG GCATGCAATTGTAGAAGAATTGGCAAGTTTTGGAGCAAATGTTTATACGTGTTCACGTAACCAGATGGAGCTTGATGAGTGTCTTCGACAATGGAAAACTAAGGGTTTTAAAGTGGAAGGATCTGTGTGTGACTTACTATCAAGATCTCAAAGAGAAAAGTTCATGGACACCGTTAGCAACTATTTTGATGGAAAAATTAACATTCTT ATAAATAATGCTGGTGTAGCTATAGCTAAATTAACAACGGAGTTCACTCATGAAGATTACAACACTATGATGGGCATAAATTTTGAGGCTTCTTACCACCTATCGCAGCTAGCACATCCTTTCTTGCAGGCCTCAGGGAATGGAAGCATTGTTTTCATCTCTTCTGTCGCTGGCCTTGTCTCTCTTCCCTTATGTTCCATCTATTCTGCGTCTAAAG GAGCAATGAACCAATTAACAAGGAGTTTGGCATGTGAATGGGCTAAGGACAATATTCGAGTTAATGCAGTTGCACCATGGATTATAAGAACCTCTCTCATTGATGTTGCTTCT CAAAATCCAGTACACAAAGAAAATATCAACAAATTAACGATTCGGACTCCAATTGGGGGGCGAGTTGGAGAGCCAAAAGAAGTCTCAGCTATGGTTGCGTTCCTTTGCTTCCCATGTGCTTCATACATCACCGGCCAAATTATGTGTGTTGATGGAGGAATAACTATTAATGCATCTTATTAA